The Arachis hypogaea cultivar Tifrunner chromosome 16, arahy.Tifrunner.gnm2.J5K5, whole genome shotgun sequence genome contains a region encoding:
- the LOC112758389 gene encoding rho GTPase-activating protein 2, which produces MTGAVMVSKGAGCGGGRRASEQDDDEQNQLSPVAVLLAALRKSMVACSVDSPKDVISNTVHQMEIGWPTNVKHVSHVTFDRFNGFLGLPVELEVHVPAPVPSASVSVFGVSAESMQCSYDSKGNSVPTILLLMQERLYSQEGLKAEGIFRINPENGEEELLRDQLNRGIVPEDIDVHCLAGLIKAWFRELPSGVLDGLSPEQVLQCNTEEDAVELVKQLKPTESALLNWAIDLMADVVVEEEYNKMDARNIAMVFAPNMTQMSDPLTALMHAVQVMNLLKTLILKTLREREETATDGYSPMSFRSSDCQSEDEYDSQQLTDTSGELRGTKLDYDDHDDDANCSHSSEGEEREVQSLSEIEHCFLKCLNENTEEGCSEQEPPPEGSLLEEFCSPKSCSGYNKQSAVSLTNIKPGNSCSSPSYGDDSSSPLTAEGSNVNTSSPSTGSTDTSHVEIIDKFAISESLGPLFSSS; this is translated from the exons atgaCAGGGGCAGTGATGGTGAGCAAGGGCGCTGGATGCGGTGGTGGTAGGAGAGCGTCGGAGCAAGACGACGACGAACAGAACCAGCTGTCTCCGGTGGCGGTTCTGTTGGCGGCGCTTAGGAAATCAATGGTGGCTTGCAGTGTAGACAGTCCCAAAGATGTGATATCGAATACCGTTCATCAAATGGAGATTGGATGGCCCACAAACGTTAAGCACGTTAGTCATGTCACCTTCGATCGCTTCAATGGCTTCCTTGGTCTCCCCGTTGAGTTAGAGGTTCATGTTCCCGCTCCTGTTCCCAGTGCTAG TGTTAGTGTTTTTGGTGTCTCAGCTGAATCAATGCAATGTTCTTATGATTCAAAAGGAAACAGTGTCCCAACTATTCTCTTGCTAATGCAGGAGCGACTATACTCACAGGAAGGCCTAAAG GCTGAAGGTATATTTAGGATAAACCCGGAAAACGGCGAAGAGGAGCTATTAAGGGACCAGCTGAATAGAGGCATTGTGCCGGAAGACATTGATGTTCATTGCTTGGCAGGGCTAATTAAAGCTTGGTTCCGAGAACTTCCTTCGGGGGTGCTCGATGGACTTTCCCCTGAGCAAGTTCTTCAGTGCAATACAGAAGAAGATGCTGTTGAGCTTGTGAAGCAGCTAAAGCCAACTGAATCAGCCTTGCTCAACTGGGCCATTGATCTCATGGCTGATGTTGTTGTAGAAGAGGAGTATAACAAAATGGATGCTAGAAATATAGCTATGGTTTTTGCTCCAAACATGACTCAG ATGTCTGATCCATTAACTGCTCTGATGCATGCGGTCCAAGTGATGAATTTACTAAAGACCCTGATATTGAAGACACTTAGAGAACGCGAAGAAACAGCAACAGATGGTTATTCTCCCATGTCATTTCGCTCATCAGATTGCCAATCTGAGGATGAATATGACAGTCAGCAACTAACAGATACCAGCGGGGAATTGCGGGGAACAAAGTTAGATTATGACGATCATGATGATGATGCTAACTGCAGCCATAGCAGTGAAGGGGAAGAAAGGGAGGTCCAGTCTCTAAGCGAGATAGAGCATTGCTTCTTGAAGTGTTTGAATGAAAACACAGAAGAAGGATGCTCAGAACAAGAACCTCCTCCTGAAGGATCTTTGCTAGAAGAATTCTGTAGCCCCAAAAGTTGCTCTGGCTATAACAAGCAATCTGCTGTATCATTAACTAATATCAAACCTGGGAATTCGTGCTCAAGTCCCTCTTATGGAGACGATTCGAGTTCACCACTGACTGCGGAGGGGTCGAATGTCAACACAAGTAGCCCATCAACAGGAAGTACAGACACCAGTCATGTGGAGATAATAGATAAATTTGCAATATCTGAATCGTTGGGGCCACTGTTTTCATCTAGTTAA
- the LOC140179897 gene encoding uncharacterized protein — protein MVLNVSCSHRGCNMASEESFGVLVHHRGSIKRKTRSGVKFTDKDPLCIVVKPTTSYDDLVRSVLMKLGLEGAKRVKKFFYRIPITVLQDTVKYDCFTIGSDEDLQVMFLCRRQFPEVRTPELLAKLVDVVSSSGGSNRNATTEAAAAGSSSRPAVASSSVPVYEPAVEPVASPSFAVDLNDGVGDVVGSVDILPNALQGVPPVGVGDGVLGDVEEDDVEPDMIEDDSGDEVGATEPALVVGGSSSGTQQYPPHFSSLDLDAMRQEGVSGNSVGFGARDAEGTAGLTEFQVGQQFQDKDEALLSVKTYSIRRGVQYKVVESDHRRYVGKCSEFGNGCTWLIRLSLRKRKGIWEVKRYNGPHTCLATSISSDHRSLDYHVISAFVMPMVRADASVSIKVLLNATAAHFGFRPTYRRVWMAKQKAIALVYGDWDESYNELPRWVLGVQLTMPGTVAILRTSPVRVSGQVDESQAFFHRLFWTFPPLIQAFRHCKPLVSIDGTHLYGKYGGTLLIAIAQDGNSNILPVAFALVEGENAESWSFFLSHLRQHVTPQPGLLVISDRHNGIKAALEAPDGGWLPPSAYRAFCIRHVAANFALTFKGKDARRLLVNAAYAKTEVEFDYWFDILRSEDPAMCEWANRIDYSLWTQHRDEGRRFGHMTTNISECVNSILKGVRNLPVCSLVKATYGRLAELFVRKGREAEAQMGTGQQFSQYLVKCIEANLKNSRCFTVTLYDRDNFEFTVAETTPTGSFSLGTYKVSLASRTCDCGYFQALHFPCQHALACCAYSRVTWSSYVHSVYQISSVFRVYQMGFTPPIPEGFWPPYDGPTVIPDPAKRRAREGRPRSTRIRTNMDEADPNRPKRCGLCRQPGHTRRSCPQLGGPSHTGGQ, from the coding sequence ATGGTTCtaaacgtgagttgctctcatAGAGGGTGTaatatggctagtgaggagagttttggggttttggttcaccatagaggatccattaagagaaaaactcgctccggtgtgaagttcacagataaggatcctctctgtatcgTCGTGAAACCAACGACGAGCTATGATGATCTTGTTAGATCTGTGCTGATGAAACTCGgtctggaaggtgcgaagcgagtgaagaagtttttctatcgcattccaatcactGTCTTGCAGgatacggtgaagtatgattgcttcacgattggtagtgatgaggacctgcaagtcatgtttctatgtcggaggcagtttcccgaggttaggacaccagagttgttggcaaagttggttgatgtggtatccagctcagggggttcgaaccggaatgccACCACTGAAGCAGCGGCAGCCGGTTCGAGTTCAAGGCCTGCCGTTGCTTCTTCGTCCGTCCCTGTGTACGAGCCAGCGGTCGAACCAGTCGCCTCCCCGTCTTTTGCTGTTGATCTGAATGATGGAGTAGGCGACGTGGTAGGATCAGTTGATATTCTGCCGAACGCTTTACAGGGAGTTCCACCAGTTGGCGTCGGTGACGGAGTGTTGGGTGATGTAGAGGAGGAcgacgtcgagccggatatgattgaggATGACAGCGGCGACGAGGTTGGAGCGACTGAGCCTGCTTTGGTAGTCGGTGGTtctagttctggcacacagcagtatccaccacatttttcctctttggaccTAGATGCCATGAGGCAAGAGGGTGTTTCAGGGAACtctgttggattcggagctagagatgctGAAGGGACCGCTGGtttgacagagttccaggttggtcagcaatttcaggataaagacgaggccctgttaagtgtgaagacttacagcatccggcgaggggtacagtacaaggttgtGGAGTCTGATCATCGCCgttatgtgggcaagtgttctgagtttgggaatgggtgcacatggttgattcgactgagtctgcggaagcgcaagggcatttgggaggtcaagcggtacaatggacctcacacttgtcttgcgacctccatctcgagtgaccacaggagcttggattatcatgtgatttcCGCGTtcgttatgccaatggttagggccgatgcatccgtcagcatcaaggtgctcctaaatgccacgGCAGCACACTTCgggtttaggccgacttacaggagggtctggatggcgaagcagaaggcaatTGCCCTCGTatatggtgactgggatgagtcatacaacgagctcCCCAGGTGGGTTTTGGGAGTCCAAttgacgatgcctggtactgttgcAATCCTACGGACGAGCCCCGTTCGAGTTAGTGGACAAGTAgacgagtctcaagctttttTTCACAGACTTTTCTGGACGTTTCCACCGCTCATCCAGGCATTTCGCCATTGCAAGCCTTTAGTTAGCATTGATGGGACCCATCTGTATGGGAAGTACGGGGGTACTTTGCtcatcgcgattgcacaggacgggaactccaacattctacccgttgcattcgcactagtagaaggtgagaatgcagagtcttggtcattctttctctcccaccttaGACAGCACGTGACACCGCAGCCCGGTCTTctggttatatcggacaggcataacggcataAAGGCTGCGCTTGAGGCTCCGGACGGGGGTTGGTTACCTCCATCTgcataccgtgcattctgcattcgacacgtagcggctaattttgcccttaccttcaagggcaaggaTGCACGTAGGCTTCTAGTGAATGCCGCATATGCCAAGACCgaggttgagtttgattactggtttgatattcttcggtctgaagacccggctatgtgtgagtgggcgaaccggATTGATTATTCCTTATGGACTCAGCATCGTGACGAGGGAcggagattcggtcacatgacgacgaatatctcggagtgtgtgaactcaatcctAAAGGGTGTCAGAAACCTCCCTGTTTGCTCTTtggtgaaggcaacatatggaaggcttgcggaactctttgttcgcaagggtagagaggctgaggcccagatgGGAACCGGACAGCAATTCAGTCAGTACTTGGTGAAGTGTatagaggccaacttgaagaattcgaggtgcttcacggtgactttgTATGACCGGGATAACTTCGAGTTCACCGTAGCCGAGACCACCCCGACGGGCTCTTTCTCATTAGGTACCTACAAAGTATCGCTTGCATCCAGGACCTGTGACTGCGGGTACTTCCAGGCACTTCATTTCCCGTGCCAGCACGCACTTGCATGCTGCGCCTACTCACGGGTTACCTGGTCCTCTTATGTTCACAGCGTGTATCAGATTAGTTCAGTGTTCCGTGTGTACCAGATGGGATTCACACCGCCGATACCGGAGGGATTCTGGCCACCTTACGACGGGCCAACCGTGATCCCGGACCCTGCCAAGAGGCGGGCAAGAGAGGGTCGTCCGAGATCGACTAGGATACGGACGAACatggacgaggcagatccgaaTCGGCCAAAGAGGTGTGGCCTTTGTCGCCAACCCGGACACACCCGCAGGAGTTGCCCACAGCTTGGAGGACCGTCTCACACGGGGGGCCAGTAG
- the LOC140179898 gene encoding serine/threonine-protein phosphatase 7 long form homolog: protein MGTYSWGSAALAWLYRCMCRVANRNVIKLAGPLQLLQSWIFWRFPRFRPAGFETFSWPLASRWSGYIPSSSEKGPRVQTWRLWIDRLQDREFIWMPYSSPDVLQVVHPEVLEPRHMVLWRSVTSLIYFAVIE, encoded by the exons ATGGGGACCTACAGCTGGGGTTCTGCAGCACtggcatggttgtaccggtgcatgtgccgtgTGGCGAACAGAAATGTTATCAAGCTAGCGGGCCCACTTCAGCTACTTCAGTCATGGATTTTCTGGCGATTTCCTCGGTTTAGGCCTGCAGGATTTGAGACGTTCAGCTGGCCACTGGCCTCGAG gtggtcaggttacaTCCCTTCCAGTAGCGAGAAGGGTCCTAGAGTTCAGACGTGGAGGCTATGGATAGACCGGTTGCAGGATAGAGAG TTTATCTGGATGCCGTACAGTAGCCCTGACGTACTTCAGGTCGTGCATCCCGAGGTTTTGGAGCCTCGGCATATGGTGCTGTGGCGGTCTGTTACATCGCTTATCTACTTTGCCGTCATAGAGTGA